In Aspergillus fumigatus Af293 chromosome 2, whole genome shotgun sequence, a genomic segment contains:
- a CDS encoding kinesin-3 motor protein uncA → MAPGGGGNIKVVVRVRPFNSREIDRGAKCIVQMKGNQTILVPPPGADEKSRKAGGKGAVEGPKTFAFDRSYWSFDKNAPNYAGQDNLFADLGVPLLDNAFQGYNNCIFAYGQTGSGKSYSMMGYGKEYGVIPRICQEMFQRIAKMQEDKNLNCTVEVSYLEIYNERVRDLLNPSNKGNLKVREHPSTGPYVEDLAKLAVRSFEEIDHLMDEGNKARTVAATNMNETSSRSHAVFTLTLTQKRHDAETSMDTEKVSRISLVDLAGSERANSTGATGARLKEGAEINRSLSTLGRVIAALADVASGKKKNASMVPYRDSILTWLLKDSLGGNSMTAMIAAISPADINFDETLSTLRYADSAKRIKNHAVVNEDPNARMIRELKEELAQLRAKLGGGSTAGAAGGMPAEEYYPPDTPLEKQMVSIQKADGTITKVSKAEIVEQLNQSEKLYKDLNQTWEEKLEKTERIHREREAALEELGISIEKGFVGLSTPKKMPHLVNLSDDPLLAECLVYNIKPGTTTVGNMEQGSHVEIRLNGSKILPNHCTFENVDNVVTIVPSEGAAVMVNGLRIDKPKRLKSGFRIILGDFHIFRFNHPQEARAERVEQSLLRHSVTTSQLGSPAPTKTHDRTMSKTGSELDGDSSRADSPMQAQRGGEADWFYARREAVSAILGPDHISHMPDDELDALFEDVQKVRATRRGLVENEDDSDSLSSFPVRDKYMSNGTIDNFSLDTAITMPGTPGQQYDGEGQNGSDFTLQAARQDMQRHLDKQKEEFKNKLRIAEASDQDADELRLEKERMEEALRSTKEEYEEQLRKQKEAFENHMKEMGQPVPRIYENGFAKLDEREIRIATSVFRHWSQHNYVRMAEKILQHASLLKEAQVMSQIMDKNVSFQFAIIDHGHNMASSYDLVLNGISGDEDVVLEEAKKPCIAVRVIDSKQRVIHLWSIEKLHRRLQAMRQLHQYIDRPDYIQHFRLENPFSEPCSPQFSLVGDADIPLTAVFETRVQDFSVEVISPYTQNVVGIVRLSLEPSSAQAPSSTLKFNVVMRDMVGFAEWEGTDVHAQLFVPGISEEGGATTTQMISGFDESPIRFESVHSMSLPLSSPRTSALKICIYARVTQMHLDKLISWDEMRDSAELPPQKRKAPRIAESEFFSEERHDVFARVQVLELAESGEYLPVEVVQNNSLDAGTYQLHQGLQRRVLVSLTYNSTEGLPWDDLTNIRVGSVRLLDPWGKIPDQDLQTPDVPLKFVQEPAVKDNADGTSNVTLVAQWDSSLHGSLLLDRVTADKYRVQVTVRWDLVSSRLQDPVPFEVDLTLQIQGRTYVRPQSMFKQLFNSTRVVHSTVRMFSLAIRPVSAKRAADLWRMNTQNDYVKGEELLARWSPRKISLVRDYIAARKRRRRLAELNAAKGALSANSLAPSPVRSGRSTPLRSQELNERKTRLLRKYLDLWVTKTDPIEAILVRSNTEPPSDGAAFALRAKQSSLVSDDGSSVSNQELLKPRFIATIQTLPKNMSSLKSGYLLTPDDTNSHWVRRFVELRRPYLHIYSVPDGDEINAINLRNSRVDHDPDFARLLAGSDSGVSAKGRPNVFAIYGTQNTFLFAARTEAQKVEWILKIDESYFSNGASRASSNGN, encoded by the exons ATGGCTccaggaggcggcggaaatATTAAGGTGGTGGTGAGAGTGCGACCGTTCAATAGCAGAG AGATCGATAGAGGGGCAAAATGTATCGTGCAGATGAAAGGAAACCAGACCATTCTCGTACCACCGCCAGGTGCTGATGAGAAATCGCGAAAAGCTGGCGGGAAGGGTGCGGTGGAGGGGCCAAAGACCTTCGCCTTTGACAGGTCGTATTGGTCTTTCGACAAGAATGCTCCCAATTATGCGGGTCAAGATAACCTGTTTGCGGATTTGGGTGTTCCTTTGCTGGACAATGCGTTCCAAGGCTACAACAACTGTATCTTCGCATACGGTCAGACGGGTTCCGGAAAGTCTTACTCGATGATGGGATATGGCAAGGAATACGGTGTGATCCCGAGAATCTGCCAGGAGATGTTCCAGCGCATAGCCAAGATGCAAGAAGACAAGAACCTCAACTGTACAGTCGAAGTGTCCTACCTCGAAATCTACAATGAAAGAGTTCGCGATCTGCTCAACCCTTCAAACAAGGGTAACCTCAAGGTCCGTGAGCATCCGTCAACCGGTCCATATGTCGAAGACCTCGCCAAACTTGCCGTGCGCTCTTTCGAGGAGATTGACCACCTGATGGACGAGGGTAACAAGGCTAGAACCGTGGCCGCCACGAACATGAACGAGACCTCCAGTCGATCGCACGCCGTTTTCACTCTGACCTTGACGCAGAAACGTCACGATGCCGAGACCTCGATGGATACAGAGAAGGTTTCTAGAATTAGTCTGGTTGATCTTGCCGGTTCAGAGAGAGCAAACTCTACAGGGGCCACTGGCGCCCGCTTGAAAGAAGGAGCGGAAATCAACAGATCGTTATCAACTCTTGGTCGTGTAATTGCAGCTCTCGCAGACGTTGCCTCTGGCAAAAAGAAGAATGCTTCAATGGTCCCATACCGTGATTCCATCTTGACCTGGTTGTTGAAGGATTCTCTGGGAGGTAATTCAATGACAGCAATGATTGCGGCTATATCGCCAGCCGATATCAACTTCGATGAGACACTCAGCACCCTCCGTTACGCCGACTCAGCAAAACGGATCAAGAACCATGCTGTTGTCAATGAAGATCCGAATGCCAGAATGATCCGAGAACTGAAGGAGGAGTTGGCACAGCTCAGAGCTAAGCTGGGAGGCGGCTCGACTGCTGGAGCAGCTGGAGGAATGCCTGCGGAGGAGTACTATCCACCCGACACGcctctggagaagcagatggTTTCGATTCAGAAGGCCGACGGTACTATTACCAAGGTCAGCAAGGCAGAGATCGTGGAACAGTTGAACCAAAGCGAAAAGCTCTACAAGGACTTGAACCAGACCTGGGAGGAGAAATTAGAGAAAACGGAGCGGATCCACCGGGAACGTGAGGCTGCGCTTGAAGAACTCGGTATCAGTATCGAGAAGGGCTTCGTTGGCTTGAGCACTCCGAAGAAAATGCCCCATTTGGTCAATTTGAGTGATGACCCGCTACTTGCTGAATGTCTTGTCTACAATATAAAGCCTGGAACTACAACCGTCGGAAATATGGAGCAAGGAAGTCATGTGGAGATCAGGTTGAATGGCTCCAAGATCCTTCCAAACCATTGCACATTTGAAAATGTGGACAATGTTGTTACCATTGTACCTAGCGAGGGTGCCGCAGTCATGGTCAACGGTTTGCGAATCGACAAGCCCAAGCGCCTCAAAAGTGGTTTTCGAATAATCCTCGGCGATTTCCACATCTTTCGTTTCAACCATCCGCAAGAGGCGCGCGCCGAAAGGGTTGAGCAAAGTTTGCTGCGCCATTCTGTCACCACCAGTCAACTTGGGTCGCCAGCGCCGACCAAAACACACGACCGAACTATGAGCAAGACAGGCTCAGAGCTGGATGGAGACTCAAGTAGGGCTGACTCGCCAATGCAAGCACAACGAGGTGGTGAAGCAGATTGGTTTTACGCTCGTCGTGAAGCTGTAAGTGCGATCCTGGGTCCTGATCACATCTCGCACATGCCGGACGACGAACTGGATGCTCTGTTCGAGGACGTGCAGAAAGTGCGAGCAACGCGTCGAGGACTCGTAGAAAATGAAGACGATTCAGATTCTCTGAGCTCATTCCCAGTTCGTGACAAGTATATGTCAAATGGTACCATTGACAATTTTTCGCTTGACACCGCCATCACCATGCCTGGGACCCCTGGCCAGCAGTACGATGGCGAGGGACAAAATGGAAGCGACTTTACGTTGCAGGCTGCCCGACAGGACATGCAGCGGCACTTGGACaagcagaaagaggaattCAAAAACAAACTCAGAATTGCTGAGGCCTCTGATCAAGATGCCGATGAATTACGTTTAGAGAAAGAAAGGATGGAAGAAGCCCTCAGGTCGACAAAAGAGGAGTATGAAGAACAATTAAGGAAACAGAAAGAGGCGTTTGAGAATCACATGAAAGAAATGGGCCAGCCAGTGCCGAGAATATACGAAAATGGCTTTGCAAAGCTGGATGAACGAGAAATTAGAATCGCAACCTCAGTTTTCCGTCACTGGTCCCAGCACAACTACGTCCGCATGGCCGAGAAAATATTACAGCATGCGTCGCTCCTAAAAGAGGCCCAGGTGATGAGCCAAATCATGGACAAGAATGTCAGTTTTCAATTCGCAATCATTGACCATGGACACAACATGGCATCGTCTTACGACCTCGTACTCAACGGCATCTCGGGAGATGAGGATGTCGTTCTtgaggaagccaagaagcCTTGCATCGCAGTTCGGGTGATTGACTCCAAACAACGCGTCATCCATCTTTGGTCGATCGAGAAGCTCCATCGTCGCCTCCAAGCCATGCGCCAATTGCACCAGTACATAGATCGTCCGGATTACATCCAGCACTTCAGGCTTGAGAACCCTTTCTCTGAGCCTTGTTCTCCGCAGTTCTCCCTTGTGGGTGATGCCGATATCCCCTTGACAGCTGTCTTCGAGACACGGGTTCAGGATTTCTCTGTCGAGGTCATATCACCGTACACACAGAACGTTGTGGGTATAGTCAGATTGTCATTGGAGCCCTCATCGGCGCAGGCGCCGTCATCAACGCTTAAATTCAATGTGGTCATGCGTGATATGGTTGGCTTTGCAGAATGGGAGGGGACGGATGTGCATGCCCAACTTTTTGTTCCGGGTATCTCCGAGGAAGGAGGGGCTACTACTACGCAGATGATTAGCGGCTTTGATGAGAGTCCTATCCGCTTTGAAAGTGTGCATAGCATGAGCTTGCCTCTTTCGAGTCCAAGGACGTCAGCGCTTAAGATCTGCATCTATGCACGTGTGACGCAGATGCACCTGGATAAGCTCATCAGCTGGGATGAAATGCGCGATTCCGCGGAGCTGCCTCCCCAGAAACGTAAGGCCCCGCGCATAGCTGAATCAGAATTCTTTTCTGAAGAGAGGCATGATGTATTTGCCAGGGTGCAAGTCCTCGAATTGGCAGAGTCTGGCGAGTACCTCCCTGTCGAAGTGGTACAAAACAATAGTCTTGACGCGGGCACGTATCAACTACACCAAGGTCTGCAACGTCGCGTTCTTGTCAGTCTAACCTACAACTCCACGGAGGGTCTTCCCTGGGACGACTTGACCAATATCCGCGTTGGTTCTGTGAGACTGCTGGATCCATGGGGCAAGATCCCCGACCAAGACCTTCAGACCCCGGATGTGCCATTGAAGTTTGTTCAGGAGCCTGCCGTAAAAGATAATGCTGATGGTACATCGAACGTCACGTTGGTTGCTCAATGGGATTCGAGTTTACATGgttctcttctccttgatcgcGTTACTGCGGACAAGTATCGCGTGCAAGTCACAGTTCGCTGGGATCTCGTATCCTCTCGTTTGCAAGATCCCGTTCCATTCGAGGTAGATCTCACACTTCAGATCCAAGGGCGAACCTATGTGCGCCCGCAGTCCATGTTCAAGCAACTTTTCAATTCGACTCGGGTTGTCCATTCAACAGTTCGCATGTTCTCTCTCGCTATCCGTCCAGTTTCCGCCAAACGTGCCGCTGATCTCTGGCGTATGAATACACAGAACGATTATGTGAAAGGCGAGGAACTTTTGGCAAGGTGGTCGCCTCGAAAGATTTCACTGGTGCGAGATTATATCGCAGCTCGCAAACGACGCCGGCGTCTTGCTGAGCTGAATGCAGCCAAAGGGGCTCTCAGTGCCAATAGCCTTGCTCCTTCACCAGTCAGAAGCGGACGTTCAACACCTCTCCGGAGCCAAGAGCTGAATGAGCGGAAAACGAGACTGCTTCGGAAATATCTTGATCTTTGGGTGACAAAGACTGACCCCATTGAAGCAATTCTTGTTCGAAGCAACACGGAGCCTCCATCGGACGGAGCCGCTTTCGCGTTGCGCGCGAAGCAGTCTTCACTAGTCTCTGATGATGGCAGTTCTGTATCAAACCAGGAACTATTAAAGCCACGGTTTATCGCAACGATCCAGACACTCCCGAAAAATATGTCTTCCTTGAAATCCGGCTACCTATTGACTCCCGACGACACAAACAGTCACTGGGTGCGGCGTTTTGTGGAACTCCGCCGACCCTATCTTCACATATACTCTGTTCCGGACGGCGATGAGATCAATGCTATCAACTTGCGCAACTCTCGTGTCGATCACGATCCGGACTTTGCACGACTGCTTGCCGGGTCTGACAGCGGAGTGTCTGCAAAAGGCCGGCCCAACGTATTTGCAATCTATGGAACGCAAAACACATTCCTCTTTGCAGCTCGGACAGAGGCGCAGAAGGTCGAATGGATTTTGAAGATTGA